A section of the Oreochromis aureus strain Israel breed Guangdong linkage group 22, ZZ_aureus, whole genome shotgun sequence genome encodes:
- the chd4a gene encoding chromodomain-helicase-DNA-binding protein 4a isoform X4, with translation MDLGGVDDGEDGGPGQRSESEGSDYTPGRKKKKRASSGKDKKRNSAAAERSASKKKDPEPEEDEDDDDDDGMEPKSSSQLLDDWGMEDIDHVFTEEDYRSLTNYKAFSQFVRPLIAAKNPKIAVSKMMMVLGAKWREFSTNNPLRGAAAANAALATANVPAAVDTMVAEVTPPAAAQPPPAEPPQAPAPPLRKAKTKEGKGPNARKKSKPAPKPQEKKNNTKTKKVAPLKIKLGGLNSKRKRSSSEEDEPDVDSDFDNGSINSVAVSEGSNSRSSRSKKKPSKSKPKKKKDAEDGDGYETDHQDYCEVCQQGGEIILCDTCPRAYHMVCLDPDMEKAPEGTWSCPHCEKEGIQWEAREDGSDGEEDNGDAGDMEEDDHHMEFCRVCKDGGELLCCDSCPSSYHIHCLNPPLPEIPNGEWICPRCMCPPMKGKVQKILTWRWGDPPPPTPVPRPPDLPADAPDPAPLAGRPEREFFAKWCNMSYWHCSWVTELQLELHCQVMFRNYQRKNDMEEPPPIDFGEGEEDKCVKRKSKDPMYTHLEEKYLRFGIKMEWLMIHRILNHSVDRKNNVHYLIKWRELPYDQATWEAEDMDIPEYDTYKQQYWNHRELMMGEEGRPGKKIKVKGRVKRPERPPENPVIDPTIKFERQPEYLDSTGGTLHPYQLEGLNWLRFSWAQGTDTILADEMGLGKTVQTAVFLYSLYKEGHSKGPFLVSAPLSTIINWEREFEMWAPDMYVVTYVGDKDSRAVIRENEFSFEDNAVRGGKKASRLKKDVSIKFHVLLTSYELITIDMAVLGSIDWACLVVDEAHRLKNNQSKFFRVLNNYSLQHKLLLTGTPLQNNLEELFHLLNFLTPERFSNLEIFLEEFADIAKEDQIKKLHDMLGPHMLRRLKADVFKHMPSKTELIVRVELSQLQKKYYKFILTKNFEALNTKGGGNQVSLLNVVMDLKKCCNHPYLFPGAAMEAPKMPNGMYDGNALIKSSGKLMLLQKMMRKLKEGGHRVLVFSQMTKMLDLLEDFLENEGYKYERIDGGITGGMRQEAIDRFNAPGAQQFAFLLSTRAGGLGINLATADTVIIYDSDWNPHNDIQAFSRAHRIGQNKKVMIYRFVTKASVEERITQVAKKKMMLTHLVVRPGLGSKTGSMSKQELDDILKFGTEELFKDEGEGENKEEDSSIIHYDDKAIERLLDRNQDATDDTELQSMNEYLSSFKVAQYVVKDEEEEEEEVQREIIKQEESVDPDYWEKLLRHHYEQQQEDLARNLGKGKRIRKQVNYNDGSQEDRADWQDDQSDGQSDYSVASEEGDEDFDERSEANSRRPSRKGLRNDKDKPLPPLLARVGGNIEVLGFNSRQRKAFLNAVMRYGMPPQDAFTTQWLVRDLRGKSEKEFKAYVSLFMRHLCEPGADGAETFADGVPREGLSRQHVLTRIGVMSLIRKKVQEFEHVNGQWSMPWMAELEENKRAAAQPDSPAKTPSTGTPADTQPNTPVPVDDSSKDGEKDVKKEGEAEKNGKEAGKTSNEVIAIPDDDEKSPSAEQEKKNGEEPMETDKPSNGETEGVKEKEGEKMEEGEGEKKSPEGAAETKPPSEAKTEGSEVKPEDTEVKAEEKKDEKTEKMDTTPPADEKKDVKEEKEAQKPVDAAAKLQNGDGSKEGTASAAAATASGASEEKKKAKTRFMFNIADGGFTELHSLWQNEERAATVTKKTNEIWHRRHDYWLLAGIIQHGYARWQDIQNDVKFAILNEPFKGEMNRGNFLEIKNKFLARRFKLLEQALVIEEQLRRAAYLNMSEDPSHPSMALNTRFSEVECLAESHQHLSKESMSGNKPANAVLHKVLKQLEELLSDMKADVTRLPATIARIPPVAVRLQMSERNILSRLASRAPEPQPQTQQQMSQQ, from the exons ATGGACTTGGGCGGCGTAGATGATGGTGAAGATGGCGGCCCTGGCCAGCGCTCAGAGAGCGAGGGCAGCGACTATACTCCCGGgcgcaagaagaagaagagagccAGCAGCGGCAAGGACAAGAAGAGGAACAGTGCCGCAGCGGAGAGGAGCGCCTCCAAGAAGAAAGATCCAGAACcagaggaggatgaggatgacgatgatgatgatggcatg GAGCCAAAGTCGTCATCTCAGCTGCTGGATGACTGGGGCATGGAGGACATTGACCACGTCTTCACCGAGGAAGACTACCGCTCTCTGACCAACTACAAAGCCTTCAGCCAGTTTGTCAG GCCCCTCATCGCAGCCAAGAACCCAAAGATCGCCGTGTCTAAGATGATGATGGTTCTGGGCGCAAAGTGGCGTGAGTTCAGCACCAACAACCCTCTGAGGGGAGCTGCCGCTGCCAACGCCGCCCTGGCTACCGCCAATGTGCCGGCCGCTGTTGACACCATGGTGGCAGAGGTCACGCCGCCCGCCGCAGCACAGCCACCTCCGGCAGAGCCTCCTCAGGCTCCTGCTCCTCCGCTCCGCAAGGCCAAGACCAAGGAAGGCAAAG GTCCCAACGCCCGCAAGAAGTCAAAACCCGCACCAAAACCACAAGAGAAGAAGAATAATACGAAAACAAAGAAAGTGGCTCCTCTCAAAATCAAACTAGGGGGCCTGAACAGCAAAAGGAAACGCTCATCA AGCGAGGAGGATGAGCCCGACGTGGACAGTGATTTTGATAACGGCAGCATCAACAGCGTGGCGGTCTCTGAGGGGTCAAACAGTCGCAGCAGCCGCAGCAAAAAGAAGCCATCCAAGAGCAAACccaagaagaagaaag ATGCAGAAGATGGTGACGGCTATGAGACGGACCACCAGGACTACTGTGAGGTGTGCCAGCAGGGTGGAGAGATCATCCTGTGCGACACCTGTCCCAGAGCATACCACATGGTCTGCCTGGACCCTGACATGGAGAAAGCACCGGAGGGCACCTGGAGCTGCCCGCACTGT GAAAAGGAGGGCATCCAGTGGGAAGCCAGAGAAGACGGCTCAGATGGTGAGGAGGACAATGGAGACGCGGGTGACATGGAGGAGGACGACCACCACATGGAGTTCTGCCGAGTTTGTAAAGATGGCGGAGAGCTGCTTTGCTGCGACTCGTGCCCCTCGTCGTACCATATCCACTGCCTCAACCCGCCGCTCCCCGAGATCCCCAACGGGGAGTGGATCTGCCCCCGCTGCATG TGTCCACCCATGAAGGGGAAGGTCCAGAAAATCTTGACATGGCGCTGGGGAGACCCCCCTCCTCCCACACCGGTGCCCCGTCCCCCAGACCTCCCAGCCGATGCCCCCGACCCCGCCCCGCTGGCAGGGCGGCCTGAGAGGGAGTTCTTCGCCAAATGGTGCAACATGTCCTACTGGCACTGCTCGTGGGTCACGGAGCTCCAG CTGGAGCTGCACTGCCAAGTGATGTTCAGGAACTACCAGAGGAAGAACGACATGGAGGAGCCGCCGCCCATCGACTTTGGTGAAGGAGAGGAGGACAAGTGTGTCAAGAGGAAGAGCAAGGACCCCATGTATACACATCTGGAGGAGAAATACCTCCGCTTTGGGATTAAGATGGAGTGGCTGATGATTCACCGAATCCTTAACCACAG tgtggACAGAAAAAATAACGTCCACTACCTGATCAAGTGGAGAGAGCTGCCGTACGACCAGGCGACCTGGGAGGCCGAGGACATGGACATACCAGAGTATGACACGTACAAACAGCAGTACTGGAACCACAG AGAGCTGATGATGGGAGAGGAGGGAAGACCTGGGAAGAAGATCAAGGTGAAAGGAAGAGTGAAGCGGCCTGAAAGGCCTCCTGAGAACCCGGTGATCGAT CCCACTATCAAATTTGAGCGTCAGCCGGAATACCTGGACAGCACGGGGGGGACGCTGCACCCCTACCAGCTGGAGGGACTCAACTGGCTGCGGTTCTCGTGGGCTCAGGGCACCGACACCATCCTGGCCGATGAGATGGGTCTGGGAAAGACGGTGCAGACCGCCGTCTTCCTGTACTCGCTGTATAAAGAG GGTCACTCCAAAGGGCCGTTCCTGGTCAGTGCGCCCCTCTCCACCATCATCAACTGGGAGAGAGAGTTTGAGATGTGGGCGCCTGACATGTACGTAGTGACGTACGTCGGAGACAAGGACAGCAGAGCCGTCATCCGGGAGAACGAGTTCTCCTTCGAGGACAACGCCGTCCGAGGAGGCAAGAAGGCCTCCAGGTTGAAG AAAGATGTATCCATCAAGTTCCACGTTCTGCTGACGTCCTATGAGTTGATCACCATCGACATGGCCGTCCTGGGCTCCATAGATTGGGCCTGTCTGGTGGTGGACGAGGCCCACAGGCTAAAAAACAACCAGTCAAAG TTTTTCCGCGTGTTGAACAACTACTCCCTGCAGCACAAACTGCTGCTGACTGGAACTCCTCTGCAGAACAACCTTGAGGAGCTTTTCCACCTGCTCAACTTCCTCACACCCGAGAGGTTCAG TAACTTGGAGATCTTCCTGGAGGAGTTTGCCGACATTGCCAAGGAGGACCAGATCAAGAAGCTACACGACATGCTGGGTCCGCACATGCTCAGGAGGCTGAAGGCTGACGTCTTCAAGCACATGCCCTCCAAGACCGAGCTCATCGTCAGAGTGGAGCTCAGCCAGCTGCAGAA GAAATATTACAAATTCATCCTGACGAAAAACTTTGAGGCTTTGAACACCAAAGGAGGAGGAAACCAGGTTTCACTGCTCAACGTCGTCATGGACCTCAAGAAATGCTGCAACCACCCCTACCTCTTCCCCGGGGCTGCTATG GAAGCTCCAAAGATGCCCAACGGGATGTATGATGGAAATGCTCTCATAAAGTCTTCAGGGAAATTGATGTTACTGCAGAAGATGATGAGGAAGCTGAAGGAGGGAGGACACAGAGTGCTAGTTTTCTCTCAG ATGACTAAAATGTTGGACTTGCTAGAAGACTTCCTGGAGAACGAAGGCTACAAGTACGAGAGGATTGACGGAGGAATCACGGGAGGGATGAGACAGGAGGCCATTGACAGATTCAATG CTCCTGGTGCTCAGCAGTTCGCCTTCCTGCTGTCGACGAGAGCCGGAGGTTTGGGAATCAATCTGGCTACTGCCGACACCGTCATCATCTACGACTCGGACTGGAATCCGCACAATGACATCCAG GCCTTCAGCAGAGCTCATCGTATCGGTCAAAACAAGAAGGTGATGATCTACCGATTCGTCACCAAGGCCTCAGTGGAGGAGAGGATTACTCAG GTTGCCAAGAAGAAGATGATGCTGACTCACCTGGTGGTCCGGCCCGGCCTCGGATCCAAGACGGGTTCCATGTCCAAGCAGGAGCTAGATGACATCCTCAAGTTTGGAACAGAAGAGCTGTTCAAGGATGAGGGAGAAG GTGAGAACAAAGAGGAGGACAGCAGCATCATTCACTACGATGACAAAGCCATAGAGCGACTACTGGACAGAAACCAGGATGCCACTGACGACACGGAGCTGCAGAGCATGAATGAATACCTGAGCTCCTTCAAAGTGGCTCAGTATGTGGTgaaagatgaggaggaggag gaggaggaggtgcaGCGTGAGATCATTAAGCAGGAGGAGAGCGTGGATCCAGACTACTGGGAGAAGCTGCTGCGTCACCATTacgagcagcagcaggaggatcTAGCCCGAAACCTGGGCAAAGGCAAACGTATCCGCAAGCAGGTCAACTACAACGATGGCTCTCAAGAAGACAGAG CTGATTGGCAGGATGACCAGTCAGATGGCCAATCAGATTACTCGGTGGCGTCTGAAGAGGGCGATGAAGACTTTGACGAGAGATCAGAAG CCAACTCTCGCAGGCCGAGCAGGAAGGGCCTGAGGAACGACAAAGACAAACCGCTGCCTCCCCTGCTGGCCAGGGTGGGGGGCAACATCGAG GTTTTGGGATTCAACTCTCGGCAGAGGAAGGCCTTCCTGAACGCAGTGATGCGTTATGGGATGCCCCCACAAGACGCCTTTACTACCCAGTGGCTGGTCCGAGACCTGCGAGGGAAATCTGAGAAAGAATTCAA GGCCTACGTGTCTTTGTTTATGCGTCACCTCTGTGAGCCCGGGGCCGACGGGGCCGAGACCTTCGCAGACGGCGTCCCCAGAGAAGGGCTGTCTCGACAGCACGTCCTCACCCGCATTGGAGTCATGTCACTTATTCGCAAAAAG GTTCAGGAGTTCGAGCACGTAAACGGTCAGTGGTCGATGCCCTGGATGGCCGAGCTGGAGGAGAACAAGAGGGCCGCGGCTCAGCCCGATTCTCCTGCAAAAACGCCGTCCACCGGCACCCCTGCCGACACGCAGCCCAACACACCTGTGCCAG TCGACGACTCCTCGAAGGACGGCGAGAAGGACGTGAAGAAAGAAGGCGAGGCAGAAAAGAACGGCAAAGAGGCCGGAAAAACCAGCAACGAG GTGATCGCCATCCCAGACGATGATGAGAAGAGTCCGTCAGCCGAGCAGGAGAAGAAGAACGGGGAGGAGCCAATGGAGACAGACAAGCCGAGCAACGGCGAAACAGAGGGCGTGAAAGAGAAAGAAGGCGAGAAGATGGAGGAAGGAGAGGGTGAGAAGAAGAGTCCAGAGGGAGCGGCGGAAACGAAGCCCCCCTCAGAGGCAAAGACagaggggtcagaggtcaaacctGAGGATACAGAGGTCAAAG CAGAAGAAAAGAAGGACGAGAAGACAGAAAAGATGGACACCACGCCTCCCGCAGATGAAAAGAAAG ATgtgaaggaggagaaggaggctcAGAAACCGGTGGACGCGGCGGCCAAACTGCAGAACGGAGACGGCAGCAAGGAGGGAACGGCGTCTGCCGCCGCTGCCACGGCGAGCGGAGCCAgtgaggagaagaaaaaagccAAGACTCGGTTCATGTTCAACATCGCAGACGGAGGATTCACAG AGCTCCACTCTCTGTGGCAGAACGAGGAGCGCGCCGCCACGGTGACCAAGAAAACCAACGAGATCTGGCATCGCCGCCACGACTACTGGCTGCTGGCCGGCATCATACA ACACGGTTACGCCCGCTGGCAGGACATCCAGAACGACGTCAAGTTCGCCATCCTCAATGAGCCTTTTAAAGGAGAGATGAACAGAGGAAACTTCCTGGAAATCAAGAACAAGTTCCTCGCCAGAAGATTCAAG CTGTTGGAACAGGCGCTGGTGATCGAGGAGCAGCTGCGACGCGCCGCCTACCTCAACATGTCGGAGGACCCCTCCCACCCCTCCATGGCCCTCAACACCCGCTTCAGCGAGGTGGAGTGTCTGGCCGAGTCTCACCAGCACCTCAGCAAGGAGTCCATGTCCGGGAACAAACCGGCCAACGCCGTCCTGCACAAAG TGCTGAAGCAGTTGGAGGAGCTGCTGAGTGACATGAAGGCGGACGTGACCCGCCTGCCTGCAACCATCGCCCGGATAC